Proteins co-encoded in one Malus sylvestris chromosome 7, drMalSylv7.2, whole genome shotgun sequence genomic window:
- the LOC126630434 gene encoding peroxidase 4-like, with amino-acid sequence MCVSCTNLAAAATARENCNMASSYNLVLLILVFAGAFLESNCKLTKNFYKSKCPKALSIVQEEVIAAIKNETRVGASLLRLHFHDCFVNGCDASVLLDDTSNFVGEKTAVPNNNSIRGFEVVDGIKAKLEKACPGVVSCADLLALAARDSVVYLGGPSWKVRLGRRDSTTASRSAANTSIPPPTSNISALISSFSAQGLSLRDLVALSGSHTIGLARCTSFRSRIYNESTINAAFAKSLQGSCPRSGSDNNLASLDLQTPTHFDNLYYKNLLKEKGLLHSDQELYNGTSTDKLVKKFANNTFVFFKHFAKAMVKMGNIDPLTGSQGEIRTNCRKVN; translated from the exons atgtgtgtctcTTGTACTAACCTAGCTGCTGCTGCTACTGCTAGAGAAAACTGTAACATGGCTTCCAGTTACAACTTAGTCCTGCTTATCTTGGTCTTTGCTGGTGCATTTCTCGAATCCAATTGCAAGCTCACTAAAAATTTCTACAAATCCAAATGTCCAAAAGCATTGTCCATTGTGCAAGAAGAAGTTATAGCAGCCATAAAAAATGAAACCCGTGTCGGGGCTTCCTTGCTCCGTCTGCATTTCCACGATTGCTTCGTAAAT GGTTGCGATGCGTCGGTGCTGTTAGACGATACTTCAAACTTTGTTGGTGAGAAAACAGCAGTTCCTAACAACAACTCCATTAGAGGATTTGAAGTTGTTGATGGAATTAAAGCTAAGCTTGAGAAAGCATGCCCTGGAGTGGTCTCCTGTGCTGATCTTCTAGCTCTGGCTGCCCGTGACTCTGTAGTTTAT TTAGGGGGTCCTTCATGGAAAGTTCGTTTGGGAAGAAGAGATTCAACCACTGCTAGCAGAAGTGCTGCTAACACCTCCATTCCTCCACCAACTTCCAACATAAGCGCTCTCATTTCAAGCTTCTCAGCACAAGGCCTCTCGTTAAGGGACTTGGTCGCTCTTTCAGGTTCTCATACTATTGGCCTTGCAAGGTGCACATCATTCCGCTCACGTATCTACAATGAATCCACCATCAATGCTGCCTTTGCCAAGTCTTTGCAGGGAAGTTGCCCGAGGAGCGGAAGTGACAACAACCTTGCAAGCCTTGACCTCCAGACCCCAACACATTTTGATAACTTGTACTACAAGAATCTGTTGAAAGAAAAGGGACTTCTTCATTCAGACCAGGAGCTCTACAATGGAACTTCTACGGATAAACTGGTTAAGAAATTTGCAAATAACACCTTTGTATTCTTCAAGCACTTTGCCAAGGCTATGGTCAAAATGGGAAACATCGATCCTCTTACAGGAAGTCAAGGCGAAATCAGAACCAATTGCAGAAAagtgaattaa
- the LOC126629264 gene encoding protein NRT1/ PTR FAMILY 5.1-like, translating to MEAKAAGYTRDGTVDLQGRPVHASKTGKWKACSFLVGYEAFERMAFYGIASNLVNYLTTQLHEDTVSSVRNVNNWSGAIWLTPVLGAYIADSYLGRFWTFTFSSLIYVMGMMLLTMAVSLKSFKPGCTNGVCNKASTSQIAFFYISLYTIAIGSGGTKPNISTFGADQFDDFDPYEKQLKASFFNWWMFSSFLGALVATLGLVYIQENLGWGLGYGIPTVGLVLSLFIFYFGTPMYRHKVSKTKSPARDFIQVPIAAYKNRNLQLPSNQSELHELEPQHYVNSGKRQMYHTPIFRFLDKAAVKDDDNTEVSIRAPCTVTQVEGTKLVVGMAMIWLVTLIPSTIWAQINTLFVKQGTTLDRSLGGHFRIPAASLGSFVTLSMLLLVPLYDRYFVPLVRARTKNPRGITLLQRLGIGFMIQVIAIAVAYAVEVRRMYVIRVHHVNGPKEIVPMSIFWLLPQYVLLGIADVFNAIGLLEFFYDQSPEDMQSLGTTFFTSGIGVGNFLNSFLVTMVDKITRRNGGKSWIANNLNDCHLDYYYGFLMVISILNLGAFLWASCKYIYKRESVEVEEGCVLKMVEVTAIPTPPLGLQV from the exons ATGGAAGCCAAAGCTGCTGGTTACACCCGAGACGGCACGGTCGATCTCCAGGGACGCCCTGTTCATGCCTCCAAGACTGGAAAATGGAAAGCTTGTTCTTTCCTTGTTG GATACGAAGCATTTGAGAGGATGGCCTTCTATGGAATAGCTTCCAATTTGGTGAATTACTTGACCACCCAACTTCATGAAGACACAGTTTCTTCAGTCAGGAATGTCAATAATTGGTCTGGAGCAATATGGTTGACACCGGTTCTTGGGGCTTACATAGCCGACTCTTACTTGGGTCGTTTCTGGACTTTCACTTTCTCCTCCCTCATATACGTCATG GGAATGATGCTTCTGACAATGGCTGTTTCACTCAAAAGCTTCAAACCAGGTTGCACCAATGGCGTTTGCAACAAGGCCTCTACTTCACAGATTGCATTCTTCTACATTTCTCTCTACACCATAGCGATAGGTTCTGGAGGGACAAAACCCAACATATCCACCTTTGGGGCGGACCAATTTGACGATTTTGACCCCTATGAGAAACAGCTCAAGGCCTCATTTTTCAACTGGTGGATGTTCAGCTCTTTCTTGGGTGCCCTAGTTGCAACTCTTGGCCTTGTTTATATTCAGGAAAACTTGGGGTGGGGTTTAGGGTATGGCATCCCCACAGTCGGTCTCGTGTTATCCTTGTTCATCTTTTATTTTGGAACCCCAATGTATAGGCACAAAGTTAGTAAGACCAAAAGCCCTGCAAGAGATTTCATTCAAGTTCCCATTGCTGCCTATAAAAATAGGAATCTTCAGCTCCCTAGCAACCAATCTGAGCTTCATGAGCTTGAACCACAACATTACGTTAATAGTGGAAAACGCCAGATGTACCACACTCCAATTTTTAG GTTTTTGGACAAGGCTGCGGTAAAAGATGACGACAACACAGAGGTCTCAATAAGGGCACCATGCACTGTGACTCAGGTTGAAGGAACAAAGCTTGTTGTAGGAATGGCCATGATATGGCTTGTCACACTAATTCCTAGCACCATTTGGGCACAAATCAACactctttttgtcaaacaagGTACCACCCTCGACCGAAGCTTAGGCGGACACTTCCGAATCCCTGCAGCCTCCTTGGGGAGCTTTGTGACCCTCTCGATGCTTCTTTTGGTGCCTCTGTACGACCGTTACTTTGTGCCACTTGTACGTGCTAGAACTAAAAACCCTAGGGGAATCACACTTCTCCAAAGGCTTGGCATTGGATTCATGATACAAGTTATAGCCATCGCAGTTGCTTATGCTGTGGAAGTTAGGAGAATGTATGTGATTAGAGTGCACCATGTTAACGGGCCTAAAGAAATAGTACCCATGAGCATTTTTTGGTTGCTGCCCCAGTATGTGCTCCTAGGGATAGCTGATGTATTCAATGCAATTGGGTTATTAGAGTTTTTCTATGATCAGTCTCCGGAGGACATGCAGAGTCTTGGGACAACTTTTTTCACAAGTGGGATTGGGGTTGGTAACTTCTTGAATAGCTTTCTGGTAACTATGGTGGATAAAATTACCAGGAGGAATGGGGGTAAAAGTTGGATTGCGAATAACTTGAATGACTGTCACTTGGATTATTACTACGGATTTCTTATGGTCATATCTATTCTCAACTTAGGGGCATTTTTGTGGGCATCTTGCAAATACATCTACAAAAGGGAGTCTGTGGAAGTGGAGGAGGGTTGTGTACTTAAGATGGTGGAGGTTACAGCAATTCCCACTCCTCCACTTGGACTACAAGTCTAA
- the LOC126627899 gene encoding peroxidase P7-like — protein MASSSFMAILTLAFLMLMRTTNAQLSTKFYSSSCPKLFSTVKSTVHSAIQKETRMGASLLRLHFHDCFVNGCDGSLLLDDTSSFTGEKNAVPNKNSARGFNVVDKIKSAVENACPGVVSCADILAIAARDSVTILGGPSWDVKLGRRDTRTASQAAANNSIPPPTRNLNQLVSTFNALGLSTRDLVALSGSHTIGQARCTTFRPRIYNETNLDSSLAQTRQSNCPRTSGSGDNNLAPLDLKSPTSFDNSYFKNLIQNKGLLHSDQQLFNGGSTDSIVRAYSNSYNTFSSDFAKAMIKMGDIKPLTGSNGEIRKNCRKPN, from the exons ATGGCTTCCTCTTCTTTCATGGCCATTTTGACCTTGGCTTTCCTTATGCTTATGAGAACTACTAACGCTCAACTTTCAACAAAATTTTACTCTAGCTCCTGCCCAAAGCTCTTCTCCACTGTGAAATCCACCGTGCATTCCGCTATACAAAAAGAGACTCGAATGGGTGCCTCTCTTCTTCGCCTCCACTTTCACGACTGTTTTGTTAAT GGATGTGACGGATCGTTGCTCCTTGACGACACATCGAGCTTTACTGGAGAGAAAAATGCAGTTCCTAATAAGAATTCTGCGCGGGGATTTAACGTGGTTGACAAAATAAAGTCCGCAGTAGAAAACGCGTGCCCTGGCGTGGTGTCATGTGCTGATATATTGGCCATTGCTGCCAGAGACTCAGTTACCATT CTTGGAGGGCCAAGTTGGGACGTTAAGTTGGGAAGAAGAGACACAAGGACTGCAAGCCAAGCTGCTGCTAACAACAGCATCCCCCCTCCAACCCGAAACCTAAACCAGCTCGTCTCTACATTCAATGCTCTTGGCCTTTCCACCAGAGACTTGGTTGCTTTATCCG GATCCCATACAATTGGGCAAGCAAGGTGCACAACATTCAGGCCTCGCATATACAACGAGACCAATCTGGACAGTTCCTTGGCTCAAACAAGGCAATCCAACTGTCCAAGAACCTCTGGCTCAGGAGACAACAATTTGGCTCCACTTGATCTGAAAAGCCCTACTTCTTTTGACAACAGCTACTTCAAAAACCTAATCCAGAACAAAGGTCTCCTCCATTCTGACCAGCAGCTCTTCAATGGTGGTTCCACCGATTCAATAGTGCGAGCCTACAGCAACAGCTACAACACCTTCAGTTCTGACTTTGCGAAGGCCATGATCAAGATGGGGGACATCAAACCTCTTACTGGATCCAATGGGGAGATTAGGAAGAATTGTAGGAAGCCCAACTAA
- the LOC126630435 gene encoding mitochondrial dicarboxylate/tricarboxylate transporter DTC-like has product MEEKLRSAIGIPKDVLVNKELGLIMEEHRQKRKDKADIADPSNPLFICSRWRQHWPSIKPFLNGGAIGVLAGSWASLYYSKSCMYAQCRQIPMLHGYTKILPGAIYIHVLTVSQQLGLYEILRNKAIATNKGMPPTLCQEAACGLAVGATGALINFPLYSGYLGYNCHQSTERFPIYRYVFSFVRTMATQRALFREMWNYVGPFLKRKMWLDMGMLASYNPSLDYLRESCGFSEAKAQLGASALSAFFAAACSLPSKHIRIVRQETGYASSLDCALAILKSRGPLGFFTGFPTCFSRVALPIMTTWFVLEKIRNLEISIGL; this is encoded by the exons ATGGAAGAGAAGCTGAGATCAGCCATTGGAATCCCAAAAGACGTGCTCGTGAACAAAGAGCTGGGTCTGATCATGGAAGAACACCGCCAGAAGAGGAAGGACAAAGCCGACATTGCTGATCCCTCGAACCCCCTTTTCATCTGTTCACGGTGGCGGCAGCATTGGCCCTCTATCAAACCCTTCCTCAACGGCGGAGCTATCGGCGTTCTTGCGGGCTCCTGGGCTTCCCTTTACTACTCCAAGAGCTGTATGTATGCTCAGTGTCGCCAGATTCCGATGCTCCACGGTTATACCAAG ATTCTTCCCGGGGCGATTTACATTCATGTGTTGACGGTGAGCCAGCAATTGGGATTGTATGA GATTTTGAGAAATAAAGCAATTGCTACCAACAAGGGAATGCCACCCACTCTTTGTCAAGAGGCTGCTTGTGGGTTGGCTGTTGGAGCAACTGGAGCATTGATCAATTTTCCATTATACTCTGGGTATCTTGGGTATAATTGTCATCAATCAACCGAACGATTTCCTATTTACAGATACGTATTTTCATTTGTCCGTACTATGGCAACCCAGAGAGCTTTGTTTCGAGAAATGTGGAATTATGTAGGTCCTTTTCTGAAGAGGAAGATGTGGTTGGACATGGGCATGCTCGCATCATATAATCCAAGCCTTGATTATCTCAGGGAGTCTTGTGGTTTTAGTGAAGCAAAAGCACAATTGG gtgcaagtgctttgtcagcATTCTTTGCTGCAGCATGCAGTTTACCCTCAAAACACATTCGCATAGTCAGACAAGAAACTGGATATGCTAGCTCTCTGGATTGTGCCCTTGCAATTCTAAAATCAAGAGGTCCTCTTGGCTTCTTTACTGGATTCCCCACATGTTTTAGCCGTGTTGCACTTCCTATCATg ACTACATGGTTTGTCTTGGAAAAGATTCGGAATCTCGAGATATCAATTGGACTGTAG